From a region of the Oscarella lobularis chromosome 7, ooOscLobu1.1, whole genome shotgun sequence genome:
- the LOC136189496 gene encoding maleylacetoacetate isomerase-like — MAKPILYSYFRSSCSWRVRIALNLKEIDYEYRPIHLLKNGGEQHSDEYMALNPSRTVPLLRIDDHNLAQSLAIIEYLDETRPNPALLPRDNAYNRAVVRRISDMIASDIQPIQNLRVLSYVGDEKKMEWGRHWIDAGFQSLEALLKETSGAYCVGDQITMADICLIPQIANAKRFKVDLSKFPVICRIDETLSTHKAFQAAHPFRQPDCPDDLRIK, encoded by the exons ATGGCCAAA CCAATTCTCTATTCCTACTTCCGAAGTTCGTGCTCGTGGCGAGTTCGAATCG CGCTGAATTTGAAGGAAATCGACTACGAATATCGTCCCATACATCTTCTAAAGAACGGCGGCGAACag CATTCGGACGAGTACATGGCCTTGAACCCGTCTCGAACGGTTCCCTTGCTTCGCATCGACGATCACAATCTCGCTCAGTCG cTAGCTATCATCGAATatctcgacgaaacgagacCGAACCCGGCTCTCCTACCGCGAGACAATGCCTACAACCGTGCAGTG GTCCGAAGAATATCAGATATGATTGCCTCTGATATCCAACCCATTCAG AACCTACGCGTTCTGAGCTACGTGGgcgatgaaaagaaaatggaatGGGGACGTCATTGGATCGACGCGGGCTTTCAAA GCTTGGAAGCCCTACTAAAAGAAACAAGCGGTGCATACTGCGTGGGTGACCAG ATTACGATGGCTGATATTTGCTTGATTCCTCAGATAGCCAACGCAAAACG ATTCAAAGTCGATCTGTCTAAATTCCCCGTCATCTGTCGCATCGATGAGACGCTCTCGACTCACAAAGCGTTCCAAGCGGCTCATCCCTTTCGTCAGCCCGACTGTCCTGACGACCTAcgaattaaataa
- the LOC136189486 gene encoding serine palmitoyltransferase 2-like yields the protein MSTVSTTTRTRTAETAAASVPASSAASMRYDAPIATANRSDGAPVVQRLASESDRRESFEETPLWCALSTYLIWGLYIIIAYVRTFLAKIGVERVKHKEEAEKNTKGFVPLYASFESTYTYYIYRRIRDCWDRPIASCAGARFDVMERVSDDQNRTYKFTGRKINAINLSSYNYLGFAETSGSCADAAIDAIKEYGVSPCSSRREVGTLALLKDLERIVAEFLHKPAAMVFGMGFGTNSMNIPALAGKGSLIISDELNHSSLVLGIRLSGAKVMTFKHNDMKDLEAKLRHAVVYGHPRTRRPYKKIIIFVEGVYSMEGSVVHLKKVVELKKKYKAYIYLDEAHSIGCMGESGRGISEYWGVDTSDIDVMMGTFTKSFGASGGYIAASHVIIDHLRRRSHNDAYATAMSAPVAAQTLESMRIIMGKDGTDEGKRRIRQLAENTRYLRRRLMNMGYIVYGNYDSPVIPVMIFQPSKIPLFSRTLLERNIGVVVAGFPATSIITTRARFCMSSALTREALDEALGVLDEIGDTMLLKQASKRDF from the exons ATGTCAACAgtctcaacgacgacgagaacgcgcaCCGccgagacggcggcggcttcgGTGCCAGCGTCGTCCGCCGCTAGCATGCGATACGACGCTCCaatcgcgacggcgaaccGAAGCGACGGGGCTCCTGTCGTGCAGCGACTCGCCTCCGAGTCCGATCGAAGGGAATCGTTCGAAGAGACGCCGCTCTGGTGCGCGCTCTCGACCTACCTCATCTGGGGCTTGTACATCATCATCGCCTACGTGAGAACGTTCTTGGCGAAGATAGGCGTCGAGCGTGTAAAGCACAAAGAGGAAGCCGAGAAAAACACGAAG GGTTTCGTTCCGCTTTACGCGAGCTTTGAATCGACGTATACGTATTATATATATCGACGGATTCGTGACTGTTGGGATCGGCCGATAGCCAGTTGTGCTGGCGCGCGATTTGACGTGATGGAACGCGTGTCGGACGACCAGAATCGAACATACAA GTTCActggaagaaaaatcaatgctATTAATCTTAGCTCCTATAATTATTTGGGTTTTGCTGAGACATCCGGTTCGTGCGCAGATGCTGCCATCGACGCTATTAAGGAATACGGTGTCTCGCCTTGTAGTAGCAGAAGAGAAGTTG GAACATTGGCATTGCTGAAGGACCTTGAACGTATCGTCGCGGAATTTCTTCACAAGCCCGCTGCCATGGTATTTGGGATGGGATTTGGAACAAATTCGATGAATATTCCCGCTTTGGCTGGAAAG GGAAGTTTGATTATAAGCGACGAACTCAATCATTCATCTCTCGTATTGGGAATTCGTTTGTCCGGAGCAAAGGTCATGACCTTCAAACACAACG ACATGAAGGATCTCGAGGCGAAATTACGTCACGCTGTCGTCTATGGTCATCCGAGAACGCGCAGGCCCTACAAGAAGATTATAATATTTGTTGAAGGCGTCTACAG caTGGAAGGATCCGTTGTTCATCTAAAGAAGGTCGTcgaactgaagaaaaaatacaag GCTTACATTTATTTGGACGAGGCGCACAGCATCGGTTGCATGGGCGAAAGCGGACGCGGAATAAGCGAGTATTGGGGCGTGGACACCTCcgacattgacgtcatgatgGGCACGTTTACCAAGAGCTTCGGCGCCAGCGGCGGTTACATAGCCGctagtcacgtgatcattgatcatcttcgacgtcgttcccaTAACGACGCCtacgcgacggcgatgtCGGCGCCCGTTGCCGCGCAGACGTTGGAGTCGATGCGAATTATCATGGGGAAGGATGGGACGGACGAGGGGAAGCGACGCATACGGCAACTCGCTGAAAATACGCGCTatttgcgacgtcgacttaTGAATATGGGATACATTGTCTATGGGAATTACGATTCGCCTGTTATTCCCGTTATGATTTTTCAACCGTCGAAAATACC ATTGTTTTCGCGGACGCTTCTTGAGCGGAATATTGGCGTCGTTGTGGCCGGTTTTCCCGCCACGTCGATTATTACGACCCGGGCTCGATTCTGCATGTCATCAGCATTGACCAGAGAAGCGTTGGACGAG GCGCTTGGTGTTTTGGATGAAATTGGAGATACGATGTTGCTGAAGCAGGCGTCCAAACGAGACTTTTGA
- the LOC136189495 gene encoding uncharacterized protein yields MWEIGLRMRGRKGSVYFTTCCHWLCSDQTLSVFFCLRLFLTVRSDMGNIGGGKKKKQNGVDENRVQRRVLSESQVEAVRKTWKVVARDLQGNGVAFFVKIFDIAPEAQQLFAPFRDVPREELPKHDAVKKHALGVMETVGAAVDEIDDIDSLTPILLELGAKHVKWNIQDPHFDIVGQALLSAIEKANGDDWTPSISDAWTFVYNCVADVMKEGMRQERSEN; encoded by the exons aTGTGGGAAATTGGGTTGCGCATGCGAGGGCGGAAGGGAAGTGTCTATTTCACTACATGTTGTCATTGGCTCTGTTCAGACCAGACCCTctcggtttttttttgtctccGTCTATTTCTTACTGTGCGTTCCGATATGGGAAACATTGGTGgtggaaagaagaaaaagcagaaTGGAGTCGATGAAAATCGCGTCCAACGTCGTGTTCTCAGCGAGAGTCAAGTCGAGGCCGTTCGAAAGACGTGGAAAGTCGTTGCTCGCGACTTGCAAGGCAACGGGGTCGCCTTTTTCGTTAA AATTTTCGACATTGCTCCCGAAGCCCAGCAGCTCTTCGCGCCGTTTCGCGACGTGCCACGTGAAGAACTGCCGAAGCACGATGCGGTGAAAAAGCACGCGCTCGGCGTCATGGAAACGGTCGGCGCTGctgtcgacgaaatcgacgatatCGACTCGTTAACCCCTATTCTTCTCGAGCTCGGCGCAAAGCACGTCAAGTGGAACATCCAAGATCCCCATTTTGAC ATCGTCGGTCAAGCGCTTCTTTCGGCGATCGAAAAggcaaacggcgacgattggaCGCCTTCGATCAGCGACGCGTGGACATTCGTTTACAAttgcgtcgccgacgtcatgAAAGAGGGAATGCGACAGGAAAGATCCGAAAACTAA
- the LOC136188966 gene encoding solute carrier family 35 member F6-like: MAKLSRLQIVLALGMLVTGSINTLSKKAQNDCKVAYNFSAKAQRTVHQFDHPWFQTLVMFVGESLCLFGFAVHRCLESRRRKKEKERYMSTNAEYEGGDRSLLMKRPPVFHWIFIIPTCCDLIGTSLAGIGLVYVNASVWQMLRGSIIIFTGLLSVIFLKRKLRCIHWMGISTVVFGLCCVGLSDVFNQEQVQSSWHTILGIILIVCSQIVSASQMVIEETFLKKRGFHPLQVVGMEGFFGVILMTGAVLPAMYHIRPNGKPYEDSLDAFYQMISSGKLLAMILVYLCSIAFYNYFGLAVTKSLTAVHRTLIDALRTILVWIVELILFYAGAKQFGEQCDWWDFVQLDGFAFLLIGTAMYNGLMEFPCLKPAMTPTEQVRDALIGDSRDPSVQDGLLSGKRYRSYPRYDGLD; encoded by the exons ATGGCAAAACTGTCACGATTGCAGATCGTTCTTGCACTCGGCATGCTCGTAACGGGCTCCATTAACACGCTATCGAAAAAGGCGCAGAACGATTGCAA AGTCGCATACAATTTCTCAGCGAAAGCCCAAAGAACAGTACACCAATTCGATCACCCATGGTTTCAAACGCTCGTCATGTTCGTGG GCGAGTCATTGTGTCTTTTTGGCTTTGCCGTGCACCGATGCTTGgaatcaagaagaagaaagaaggagaaagaa CGTTATATGAGCACTAATGCTGAATACGAAGGAGGAGATCGGAGTCTCCTCATGAAACGTCCACC gGTTTTTCATTGGATTTTTATTATTCCCACTTGCTGCGATCTGATTGGAACGTCGCTAGCCG GAATTGGGCTCGTCTACGTCAACGCTTCCGTGTGGCAAATGCTTCGCGGTTCCATCATCATTTTCACCGGTCTTTTATCA GTGATTTTTCTCAAGCGAAAGTTGAGATGCATTCATTGGATGGGCATTTCGACTGTCGTA TTCGGTCTCTGTTGCGTCGGACTTTCCGATGTTTTTAATCAGGAACAAGTGCAATCCAGTTGGCATACAATTCTCG GTATCATACTCATCGTTTGCAGTCAGATTGTGAGTGCATCTCAGATGGTCATCGAGGAGacttttttgaagaagagaggcTTTCATCCCTTGCAG GTGGTGGGTATGGAAGGATTTTTTGGCGTTATTTTGATGACTGGA gCTGTGTTGCCAGCAATGTATCACATTCGACCGAACGGCAAGCCGTACGAGGACAG CTTGGATGCTTTTTATCAAATGATTAGCTCTGGAAAATTGCTTGCAATGATAC TGGTCTACCTGTGTTCCATTGCTTTTTACAATTATTTCGGCTTAGCCGTAACGAAATCCCTGACTG cTGTTCATCGTACTCTAATTGATGCGCTGAGAACAATTCTCGTCTGGATTGTCGAACTGATTCTTTTCTACGCGGGAGCAAAGCAGTTCGGAGAGCAATGCGATTGGTGGGACTTTGTTCAAT TGGACGGCTTTGCTTTTCTGCTCATTGGCACGGCAATGTACAACGGTCTGATGGAATTTCCTTGCTTGAAACCGGCAATGACTCCCACTGAGCAAGTTCGAGACGCTCTTATAGGAGACAGCCGAGATCCCTCTGttcaa GATGGATTGCTTAGTGGGAAAAGATACAGGTCATATCCTCGCTACGATGGTCTTGACTGA